One Manduca sexta isolate Smith_Timp_Sample1 chromosome 28, JHU_Msex_v1.0, whole genome shotgun sequence DNA window includes the following coding sequences:
- the LOC115452376 gene encoding protein-serine O-palmitoleoyltransferase porcupine: protein MDEEEYPENAWTYFALCGEPTLSEGLRFAKDLIIANVILRLTVQFIPLPHNVRHSVCMVIGSFLLYYSIGPAFIWTVGLTTAAYILLILLSFITRKWRGLVMSIAVIGFLISCEIYVLNPKMWQQIRGIQMIAAMKIISVAIEMDREIFKSMINPVEFGGYIFCPANCILGPWISFHTYSKYLGVRFLCQRWIKIITVNLCMSMLYLVLSNCVIPWYIDDESSKWLVAYRDAQAFRMSHYFVSSLSIVSMVSAGFGLTNDCHCELQVTKPLFIELPRSLVQVVIYWNIPMHQWLKNYVFKSSQPYGHFAAIFTTYAVSSLLHGVNFQFSAVLLSIGTFSYIEYNLRYKVASALEVCCLAHPCIKQCEHKHKKNSVLAIITNAVFSIITIIHLAYLGVMFEASFSVQESGYSYFHTISKWENLNYFSHGFAAFMYVIYLMM, encoded by the coding sequence ATGGATGAAGAAGAATATCCTGAAAACGCTTGGACATATTTTGCCCTTTGCGGCGAACCGACGCTTTCCGAAGGATTACGTTTTGCAAAAGATTTAATTATTGCGAATGTAATATTACGTTTGACCGTACAGTTCATACCATTGCCGCACAATGTAAGGCACAGTGTTTGTATGGTAATTGGAAGCTTCTTATTGTACTACAGCATCGGACCTGCGTTTATATGGACTGTTGGACTCACCACTGCCGCttacattttactaattttgttaTCCTTTATTACAAGAAAGTGGAGAGGTCTCGTTATGTCAATTGCTGTGATTGGATTCCTCATATCCTGTGAAATATATGTACTCAATCCAAAAATGTGGCAACAGATCAGAGGTATTCAAATGATCGCAGCTATGAAGATAATTTCTGTGGCCATAGAAATGGacagagaaatatttaaaagcatgATAAATCCTGTAGAGTTTGGGGGTTACATCTTTTGTCCAGCGAACTGTATTCTTGGGCCCTGGATATCTTTTCATACATATAGCaaataccttggagttagattTCTTTGCCAGCgatggattaaaataattactgtaaATCTCTGCATGTCCATGTTATATTTAGTACTGTCTAACTGTGTTATTCCTTGGTATATAGATGATGAATCATCCAAGTGGCTAGTTGCTTATAGAGATGCCCAAGCATTTAGAATGTCTCATTACTTTGTATCAAGTTTGTCAATTGTTTCCATGGTTAGTGCAGGTTTTGGTTTAACTAATGACTGCCACTGTGAACTTCAAGTCACTAAACCATTATTCATTGAGTTACCAAGATCTCTTGTTCAGGTTGTGATCTACTGGAATATTCCAATGCACCAGTGGTTGAAGAACTATGTTTTTAAATCATCTCAACCATATGGTCACTTTGCTGCCATATTCACAACTTATGCAGTGTCCTCATTGCTTCATGGAGTTAATTTCCAGTTCTCAGCAGTATTACTCAGTATAGGAACATTTTcttatattgaatataatttgcgTTATAAAGTTGCATCTGCACTGGAAGTGTGTTGTTTGGCACACCCTTGCATAAAGCAATGTGAACACAAACATAAGAAAAATAGTGTTTTAGCAATAATTACAAATGCTGTTTTCtcaattattactattatacatTTAGCATATTTAGGAGTTATGTTTGAAGCATCATTTTCAGTACAGGAATCTGGTTATTCATATTTCCACACAATTAGTAAATGGGAGAATCTGAATTATTTTAGTCATGGCTTTGCAGCTTTTATGTATGTGATTTATCTTATGATGTGA